A single genomic interval of Asinibacterium sp. OR53 harbors:
- a CDS encoding thioesterase family protein, with the protein MIPFVKTLSVRWADLDPNFHVRHSVYYDFGAQQRVEILEQSGLSLRIMQEQGFGPIIFREECLFKKEIRLADQLTINAKIARLNADASRWTIVHEIVNTQNILCAVLTVEGAWLDTKLRKLANPTPQIVRDVLQAFPKAADFSEV; encoded by the coding sequence ATGATACCGTTTGTGAAAACCCTGTCTGTTCGCTGGGCCGACCTCGACCCCAATTTCCATGTTCGCCATAGTGTGTATTACGATTTCGGTGCCCAGCAGCGGGTAGAGATACTGGAACAGTCGGGTTTATCACTCCGGATCATGCAGGAGCAGGGCTTTGGTCCCATTATATTCAGGGAAGAATGCCTTTTCAAAAAAGAGATCAGGCTGGCCGATCAGCTCACTATTAATGCCAAAATTGCCCGTTTGAACGCTGATGCTTCTCGCTGGACCATTGTACATGAAATCGTAAATACACAAAACATCCTTTGTGCTGTATTGACGGTTGAAGGTGCCTGGCTCGATACCAAACTGCGTAAATTGGCGAATCCAACACCACAGATCGTTAGGGATGTGTTACAAGCCTTTCCAAAGGCGGCAGATTTTTCAGAAGTGTAA
- a CDS encoding PDZ domain-containing protein yields MKKGVLALVFFLYYLTAVAQVNAFGLLYGQGRGEGDPFTKRYIITSVYPGSPAARAGIMVGDEIVSVNGTTVLNKTTQEVRNLFAPERAEIKILRNNEEYIGTFEKADLDIDTTFLADVDQLTKQADSNFILVKGPEREEALVYDSKIQLTPGYRTVLKKHLMFKQYDLFGLLYSGDSRREAEKVYSKYEKQLSYYWGSRAYSQKYRSNDDTTFLQQTYFSKKLLNGFETYRTTLAAYISQQTHQYEVALVIEGGPKPVCTFVKPDTAKTARDFRETVQYLLLSFNNNKAVENIAGEVLPNDSTSYQSKYCFNHATSCYLLNDTYEQANDTIHNQRKYHFSAEYKWLNAKQADSLFNGLYTAISNSLNGGYVRYEKAGELAQLLNKKNVVFALDRDHLMPSKEHAISLFLDDNKNNDYTVRIEIE; encoded by the coding sequence ATGAAAAAAGGAGTTCTCGCCCTGGTTTTCTTTTTATATTATTTGACCGCTGTTGCACAGGTCAATGCTTTCGGTCTTTTATATGGCCAGGGCAGAGGTGAAGGAGATCCTTTCACCAAGCGTTATATTATTACCAGTGTTTACCCCGGATCACCTGCGGCGAGGGCCGGCATCATGGTGGGTGATGAGATCGTGTCGGTCAATGGAACTACGGTGTTGAATAAAACGACGCAGGAGGTAAGGAACCTGTTCGCACCGGAACGTGCAGAAATTAAAATCCTGCGCAACAACGAGGAATATATTGGCACGTTTGAGAAAGCAGATTTAGATATCGATACGACTTTTTTAGCTGATGTTGATCAGTTGACAAAACAGGCCGATAGTAATTTCATTTTAGTGAAGGGCCCGGAAAGAGAAGAAGCATTGGTATACGATTCAAAAATACAATTGACCCCCGGCTACCGCACTGTGCTGAAAAAACACCTGATGTTCAAGCAATACGATCTGTTCGGCCTACTTTATTCAGGCGATTCGAGGCGGGAGGCGGAAAAGGTTTATAGTAAGTACGAGAAACAGTTGAGCTATTATTGGGGAAGCAGGGCTTATTCCCAAAAATACCGGTCCAACGACGATACAACTTTTCTTCAGCAAACCTACTTCAGTAAAAAACTGCTCAACGGATTTGAGACATACAGGACCACACTTGCCGCTTATATATCCCAGCAAACGCATCAATACGAAGTAGCCCTTGTTATAGAAGGAGGCCCCAAGCCGGTTTGTACTTTCGTTAAACCAGATACTGCAAAAACCGCAAGGGATTTCCGGGAAACGGTCCAATACCTGTTACTCAGTTTCAACAATAACAAAGCGGTGGAAAATATTGCCGGCGAAGTACTGCCGAATGATTCCACTTCCTATCAATCGAAATATTGTTTTAACCACGCCACCTCCTGTTACCTGTTGAATGATACTTACGAGCAGGCAAACGATACCATACACAATCAGCGAAAATACCATTTCAGTGCAGAGTACAAGTGGCTCAACGCAAAGCAGGCTGACTCTCTCTTTAATGGGTTGTACACAGCTATTTCCAATTCATTGAATGGAGGCTATGTTCGTTATGAAAAAGCGGGCGAACTTGCGCAATTACTGAACAAGAAAAATGTTGTTTTTGCCCTGGACAGGGATCATCTCATGCCATCTAAAGAGCATGCTATCTCACTCTTTCTCGACGATAACAAGAACAACGATTATACTGTGAGAATTGAAATAGAGTAA
- a CDS encoding AraC family transcriptional regulator: MAVRQELNKSGIPYSNIQLGEITLTSSPSADQLLQLKQGLEEIGFELLDDKKSRIVEQIKNAIVQLIHGNKEEEFNLKLSALLAEKLQLDYHYLSALFSSIEGITIEKYAILQRIEKVKELLLYDEKSLSEIAYELGYSSVQHLSQQFKKITGLTPSHFKQLKENKRKPLDKLIP, translated from the coding sequence ATGGCGGTCAGGCAGGAGTTGAATAAATCGGGCATCCCTTATTCCAATATTCAATTGGGTGAAATAACGCTGACCAGTTCGCCTTCCGCAGATCAACTGTTGCAACTGAAACAGGGACTGGAAGAGATAGGGTTTGAGCTGCTGGATGATAAAAAATCGAGGATCGTAGAGCAGATCAAAAATGCCATCGTGCAGCTCATACATGGCAATAAGGAAGAAGAATTCAACCTGAAGCTATCGGCCCTGCTGGCAGAAAAATTACAGCTCGACTACCATTACCTCTCTGCACTTTTTTCTTCCATTGAAGGCATTACCATTGAAAAATATGCCATCCTGCAACGCATAGAAAAAGTAAAAGAATTGCTGTTGTATGATGAGAAAAGCCTGAGCGAGATCGCTTACGAATTAGGATATAGTAGTGTACAGCATCTGTCGCAGCAGTTTAAAAAGATCACCGGTTTAACGCCTTCGCATTTCAAACAACTGAAGGAGAACAAGCGCAAACCGCTTGACAAACTCATTCCGTGA
- a CDS encoding heavy metal translocating P-type ATPase, with translation MQTVKEIFPVLEMTCAACAVSVESILKSADGVQDAGVNFANQDAWVSYDPQVTNPQNLRKAVQSIGYDLIIEKDNQQELKETAQKNHFQQIKKRFTWSFFLSLPVVIIAMFFMDMPYGNWIMLVLSAPVVFYLGRSFFINAWKQALHGKANMDTLVALSTGVAWLFSAFNTFYPEFWHRRGIHPHVYYEAAAVVITFISLGKLLEERAKSNTSSALKKLMGLQPKTVTLIQANGEMTELPVKQVQPGNLLLVKPGEKIPVDGIVTEGSSYIDESMISGEPIPVLKQKNAKVYAGTINQKGSLRFSAEKVGADTLLAQIIQMVQEAQGSKAPVQKLVDKIAGIFVPVVIGIAIFTFAAWMIFAKENAFTYGLLSAVTVLVIACPCALGLATPTAIMVGVGKGAENKILIKDAESLELAHKVNAVVLDKTGTITEGSPSVTGIFFDNEADAPFLQSLLLAMEEQSEHPLAEAITAYLRAAGISAVSLNGIESLTGKGVKTNYQGHTYLAGNDKLMIENGVARTGRLYQQASDMQKQAQSVVLFARGQQLVAVIAIADQIKTSSKEAIEQMQSRGIEVYMLTGDNQQTAAVVAAEAGIKHFKAGLLPSDKAAFIKVLQEKGKVVAMAGDGINDSQALAQADVGIAMSRGSDIAMDVAKITLMGSDLNSIPRALQLSKRTVATIRQNLFWAFIYNIIGIPLAAGVLFPVNGFLLNPMIAGAAMALSSISVVSNSLRLKLTKLS, from the coding sequence ATGCAAACTGTTAAGGAGATTTTCCCCGTTCTCGAAATGACCTGTGCGGCCTGTGCCGTGAGTGTGGAATCGATACTCAAATCGGCAGATGGTGTACAGGACGCGGGTGTGAACTTTGCCAACCAGGATGCCTGGGTGAGCTACGATCCGCAGGTGACCAACCCGCAGAACCTGCGCAAAGCCGTTCAATCGATCGGGTATGACCTGATCATTGAAAAGGACAACCAGCAGGAGTTAAAAGAAACGGCGCAGAAAAATCATTTTCAACAAATTAAAAAAAGGTTTACCTGGTCCTTCTTCCTTTCATTGCCTGTTGTGATCATTGCCATGTTTTTCATGGATATGCCTTATGGCAACTGGATCATGCTGGTACTTTCGGCCCCGGTTGTTTTTTATCTCGGGCGTAGCTTTTTCATCAATGCCTGGAAGCAGGCCCTTCATGGTAAAGCCAATATGGATACACTGGTAGCGCTGAGCACCGGCGTTGCCTGGCTCTTCAGTGCATTCAATACCTTCTATCCCGAATTCTGGCATAGGCGCGGTATACACCCACATGTATATTATGAAGCGGCGGCCGTTGTCATCACTTTCATTTCATTGGGCAAACTGCTGGAAGAGCGCGCCAAATCGAACACTTCTTCTGCACTTAAAAAACTCATGGGGCTACAACCCAAAACGGTCACCCTCATTCAAGCCAATGGAGAGATGACCGAATTGCCGGTGAAGCAGGTACAACCAGGCAACCTGTTGTTGGTGAAGCCTGGTGAAAAAATACCGGTAGATGGCATTGTAACGGAAGGCAGTTCTTATATAGATGAAAGCATGATCAGCGGTGAGCCCATTCCCGTATTGAAACAAAAAAACGCGAAAGTTTATGCCGGTACCATCAACCAGAAGGGCAGTCTCCGTTTCTCAGCAGAAAAGGTAGGCGCCGATACTTTGCTGGCGCAGATCATTCAAATGGTGCAGGAAGCGCAGGGCAGCAAAGCACCCGTGCAAAAACTGGTAGATAAAATCGCCGGCATATTTGTACCGGTGGTCATTGGCATTGCCATATTCACTTTTGCAGCGTGGATGATCTTCGCCAAAGAGAATGCATTCACATACGGACTCTTATCGGCGGTTACTGTTTTAGTCATTGCCTGTCCCTGTGCACTCGGACTCGCCACCCCTACCGCCATTATGGTAGGTGTGGGCAAAGGCGCTGAAAACAAGATACTGATCAAAGACGCAGAAAGCCTGGAACTGGCCCATAAAGTAAACGCAGTAGTACTGGATAAAACCGGAACCATTACCGAAGGCAGTCCTTCTGTAACCGGCATTTTTTTCGACAATGAAGCCGATGCTCCTTTTCTTCAATCGTTGTTGCTGGCCATGGAAGAGCAATCGGAGCATCCGCTGGCAGAAGCCATCACAGCTTATCTGCGGGCAGCGGGTATTTCGGCAGTATCACTGAACGGAATAGAAAGCCTCACGGGTAAAGGTGTTAAAACAAATTACCAGGGTCATACCTACCTGGCAGGTAACGATAAACTGATGATTGAAAACGGTGTGGCAAGAACAGGCCGCCTTTACCAGCAAGCATCCGATATGCAAAAGCAGGCGCAGTCTGTAGTATTGTTTGCCCGCGGGCAACAACTGGTAGCAGTGATTGCCATTGCCGACCAGATCAAAACTTCGTCCAAAGAAGCGATTGAACAAATGCAAAGCAGGGGTATTGAAGTGTATATGCTTACAGGAGATAACCAGCAAACAGCTGCTGTTGTAGCGGCCGAAGCAGGTATCAAACATTTTAAAGCCGGCTTGCTGCCTTCCGATAAAGCTGCTTTTATAAAAGTATTACAGGAAAAAGGTAAAGTGGTTGCCATGGCGGGCGACGGCATCAACGACAGCCAGGCACTGGCGCAGGCAGATGTAGGCATTGCCATGAGCAGGGGAAGTGATATTGCTATGGATGTTGCGAAAATAACGTTGATGGGGTCCGATCTCAACAGCATTCCCCGGGC